The DNA region TTTCCGACGCCCTCGGCCTCGGCGCTGCCAAGGTTGACACCGCTTATTCCGGTATGGAATCCGCCATCGACGTTGTCCAGCAGATCAAGACCAAGCTCGTTGCCGCCACTGAAGACGGCGTCGACAAGGACAAGATCCAGGAAGAAATCACCCAGCTGCAGGACCAGCTGACGTCGATTGCTGAAGCCGCCTCCTTCTCGGGCGAAAACTGGCTCCAGGCTAACCTCACTGCGGGTACCGACCTCGCCAAGAGCGTCGTTGCTTCCTTCGTTCGTGACGACTCCGGCAACGTATCCGTCAAGAAGGTCGACTACACCCTTTCGACCTCGAACGTCCTGTTCGACACCGGGGGCAACACCGGCATCCTCGACGGCACGACTTCGATCGATGGCAACGGCATTTCCGTCGACGTCAACGTCAACGGTACGGTTTCTGCCTACGACGTTGTCCGTTACACGACGGCTGAAGTCGTTGCAGACGGCGCTACGTTCGACACGGACGGTATCGCTGCATCGGGTGGTACGGTTTCGGATGGTTACGTCAAGGTGGACGACGACACCTGGGTTGCCGCAATTGACCAGACGACGGACACCACGGTCGAAATCTTCACCGAAGATTCCGGTGGTGCACTGTGGGCAATCGACACGACCAACACGTCTACCGCCACGCTGAGCACTTCGGTTTCGGCCTTCACGATCACGAACACCACGACCTCTGCGCAGCTCGATGATCTGATCCAGATGGTTGATGACGCGCTGACCTCCATGACCAGCGCGGCTTCTTCGCTCGGTTCGATCTCGTCGCGCATCGAGACTCAGGAAAGCTTCGTCAGCGACCTGAGCGACTCGATCGAAGCCGGTGTTGGCCGCCTGGTTGATGCCGACATGAACGAAGAGTCGACGCGCCTCAAGGCCCTGCAGACCCAGCAGCAGCTGGCTATTCAGGCCCTGTCGATCGCCAACTCGGACTCGCAGAACGTTCTGTCGCTGTTCCGTTAATCGGACCAGCCAGCATCCTTGGGCTGGCGGGCTGAGCCAGTCTAGGAAGAGCAGGTCGCAGTTAACCCTGCGGCCTGTTTTTTTAATAATTGCATTTAAGAATTGTTAACCATGTTTAAGTTAGATGAACCCATCGCAACGACGGGTTAACACTCATTAAGAACAGGTTAGCAGGCATGATGCTGACCGTCGTTACCGGCCCATCCGGAATGTCCCTGTCTATATCAGCCAATCAAGGGGCAGACTTCAATGACCAGCATATTGACCAATGTCGCGGCGATGTCCGCACTTCAGACCCTTCGCAGCATCGATTCCAGCATGGAAGATACGCAGGCACGTGTCTCGTCCGGCCTCCGTGTCGAAACAGCGTCTGACAATGCGGCCTATTGGTCCATTGCAACCACGATGCGCTCCGACAACATGTCGCTCGCAGCTGTTGAAGATGCGCTCGGTCTTGGCGCTGCAAAGGTGGACACCGCTTATTCCGGCATGGAATCGGCCATTGAAGTTGTGAAGGAAATCAAGGCCAAGATCACCGCTGCGACCGAAGACGGCGTTGATAAGGATAAAATCCAGGAAGAAATCACGCAGTTGCAGGACCAGCTCGTCTCGATTTCGGAAGCTGCCTCATTCTCCGGAGAGAACTGGCTCCAGGCCGACATCACTGCTGCAGGCGGCAGCGAAGTAAAGTCGGTTGTCGCATCATTTGTTCGAGATGCAAACGGCGACGTTTCGGTCAAGAAGGTGAACTATACGCTCGACAGCACAAGCGTATTGTTTGACTCCGGAGGCGACACCGGCATTCTCGATACGATCCAGACAGTTG from Rhizobium glycinendophyticum includes:
- a CDS encoding flagellin translates to MTSILTNTSAMGALSTLRSISASMEDTQSRISSGLKVGSASDNAAYWSIATTMKSDNAALGAVSDALGLGAAKVDTAYSGMESAIDVVQQIKTKLVAATEDGVDKDKIQEEITQLQDQLTSIAEAASFSGENWLQANLTAGTDLAKSVVASFVRDDSGNVSVKKVDYTLSTSNVLFDTGGNTGILDGTTSIDGNGISVDVNVNGTVSAYDVVRYTTAEVVADGATFDTDGIAASGGTVSDGYVKVDDDTWVAAIDQTTDTTVEIFTEDSGGALWAIDTTNTSTATLSTSVSAFTITNTTTSAQLDDLIQMVDDALTSMTSAASSLGSISSRIETQESFVSDLSDSIEAGVGRLVDADMNEESTRLKALQTQQQLAIQALSIANSDSQNVLSLFR